In the Chroococcidiopsis sp. SAG 2025 genome, one interval contains:
- a CDS encoding HAD family phosphatase, which translates to MALKAVLFDFNGVIINDEPIHKQLIEQLLIEENLRPIPGEFEEFCLGRSDRVCLAELLKRRGRFVSETYLLQLMQRKAQAYQQELEKIPNLPTYPGLEDAIVQAYTKQFKLAVVSGAMRSEIELVLQRLNLTQYFSILVAGDDITTSKPEPDGYLLAVERLNQLYPELRLQPRECIAIEDTPAGIQAAKTAKIPVVGVANTYPFHMIQRQANWAVDYLNQLDLEWVQQVLAKANSQATVAEC; encoded by the coding sequence ATGGCATTAAAGGCAGTTTTATTTGATTTTAATGGCGTTATTATTAATGACGAACCAATTCATAAACAACTGATCGAACAGTTATTAATTGAAGAGAATTTACGCCCAATCCCGGGAGAGTTTGAAGAATTTTGTCTAGGGAGAAGCGATCGCGTTTGTTTAGCTGAATTGCTCAAACGTCGAGGTCGATTTGTGAGCGAGACGTATTTACTCCAATTAATGCAGCGCAAGGCGCAGGCATACCAGCAAGAATTAGAAAAAATTCCTAACTTACCTACGTATCCAGGTTTAGAAGATGCAATCGTTCAAGCTTATACAAAACAGTTTAAATTAGCCGTTGTCAGTGGGGCGATGCGATCGGAAATTGAATTAGTTTTGCAGCGTTTGAATTTGACACAATACTTTTCTATATTAGTTGCTGGCGATGATATTACTACCAGTAAACCAGAACCAGATGGCTATTTGTTGGCAGTAGAACGCCTCAACCAACTCTATCCCGAACTTCGGTTGCAGCCAAGAGAGTGTATTGCGATCGAAGATACTCCAGCAGGAATCCAAGCAGCGAAGACAGCAAAAATTCCGGTTGTTGGAGTTGCCAATACCTATCCATTTCACATGATACAACGTCAAGCAAACTGGGCTGTAGATTACCTTAACCAGTTAGATTTGGAATGGGTGCAACAAGTACTTGCCAAAGCAAACTCACAAGCCACCGTCGCTGAATGTTAA
- a CDS encoding MFS transporter, with the protein MGDKRVLGKNVKRSHSGKEAVWFGVAIAFYAFVAIAVAEAGLGVLLPSILEAYNLNPATVTLLFISQTGGYVVAAFSSSLISSRLGLARMLLVAAMLLMGALIIYALNPFWSVMVVAGVLLGLGIALIDAGINTFIVDNQRTNHLVGMLHAFYGVGALLGPTIATSLLAFGLNWRSIYLVFAGVVGLLVVAVAIAIVQNYRPMTQKINASGTSAKANLRIALQTPAVLLTGLLLMVYVGAEVCVGNWAYSVQNLSRGIPPIVAGYSISAYWLGLTIGRLSLGYFIRRLGAVRTLDISLVVLSIGLLAWWLVPNLSLSLPLIGFGFAAIYPATIALLPQRISPALVPAAIGFVSSVASLGAASLPSAVGWIASRTSLEIIPVLMMPLALVMVIVHRWLVGTGSREQGSM; encoded by the coding sequence ATGGGTGATAAGCGGGTGTTAGGCAAAAATGTGAAGCGATCGCACTCAGGGAAAGAGGCGGTTTGGTTTGGGGTGGCGATCGCCTTTTATGCTTTTGTGGCGATCGCGGTGGCAGAGGCGGGATTGGGGGTTTTGTTACCTTCGATTCTGGAGGCATACAATTTAAATCCGGCAACTGTGACGCTGCTGTTTATCAGTCAGACGGGTGGTTATGTTGTGGCAGCGTTCTCTAGTAGTCTGATTAGCAGCCGTTTGGGATTGGCACGGATGCTGTTGGTAGCGGCAATGTTGCTGATGGGGGCGCTGATAATATATGCGTTGAATCCGTTTTGGTCGGTAATGGTGGTGGCTGGCGTGCTTCTAGGGTTGGGAATTGCCCTAATTGATGCTGGAATTAATACTTTTATTGTGGATAACCAACGGACTAACCATCTGGTGGGAATGCTGCACGCTTTTTATGGAGTTGGTGCATTGTTAGGTCCCACGATCGCCACTTCGCTACTAGCTTTTGGGTTGAATTGGCGATCGATCTATTTGGTATTTGCAGGAGTGGTAGGGCTGTTGGTGGTGGCGGTGGCTATAGCGATCGTCCAAAATTATCGACCGATGACGCAGAAAATAAATGCTTCTGGGACGAGTGCTAAGGCTAATCTCCGCATTGCTTTACAGACACCTGCTGTCCTGCTGACAGGTTTGCTGTTGATGGTTTATGTGGGTGCAGAAGTTTGTGTGGGTAACTGGGCTTACTCGGTGCAAAATCTCAGTCGCGGTATCCCGCCAATAGTTGCCGGATACAGCATTAGCGCTTACTGGCTGGGACTGACAATTGGGCGTTTGAGTTTGGGATATTTCATACGACGACTCGGTGCAGTCCGCACGTTGGATATTTCTCTAGTGGTGCTGAGTATTGGTTTACTAGCTTGGTGGCTAGTACCAAACCTATCTTTAAGCTTACCGCTGATTGGTTTTGGCTTTGCAGCGATCTATCCAGCAACAATTGCCTTATTACCACAGAGGATATCTCCTGCATTAGTCCCAGCCGCGATCGGTTTCGTGTCGAGTGTCGCTAGTTTAGGTGCAGCCAGTTTACCAAGTGCAGTCGGTTGGATCGCCTCCCGTACTAGTTTGGAAATTATTCCTGTGTTAATGATGCCTCTAGCCCTAGTGATGGTAATTGTACATCGATGGCTAGTAGGAACGGGGAGCAGGGAGCAGGGATCGATGTAG
- a CDS encoding glutathione S-transferase family protein, which translates to MGLGILADGKWISEREQEDNKGKFIRPSTTFRNKITADGSSGFKAEAGRYHLYISWACPWAHRTAIMRRLKGLEDAIGLSVVAAEIDQNSWEFSSEPGAIPDTVNGTQYLWQLYLKAEPNYSGRVTVPVLWDKQTQSIVNNESREIIRMFDTEFNDIATKNVNFYPKDLQTQIDKTIDEIYQPINNGVYRAGFATQQVAYEEAVTELFEALDRWENVLSKQRYLCGNRITEADWCMFTTLLRFDAVYYVHFKCNLRRIVDYPNLWNYLKDLYQQPGVKETCNLDHIKRHYYRSHPKVNPTRIVPKGPIIDFEAPHNRNEIGVAVAV; encoded by the coding sequence ATGGGTTTAGGTATTCTAGCTGACGGTAAATGGATTTCTGAACGGGAACAAGAAGATAACAAAGGGAAATTTATCCGCCCTTCTACTACCTTTCGCAATAAAATTACTGCTGATGGTTCGAGTGGTTTTAAAGCAGAAGCAGGACGCTATCACTTATATATTTCTTGGGCTTGCCCTTGGGCACATCGAACGGCAATTATGCGTCGTCTGAAGGGACTAGAAGATGCAATTGGATTATCTGTAGTAGCAGCAGAAATTGACCAAAATAGTTGGGAGTTTAGTAGCGAACCTGGAGCGATTCCCGATACTGTTAACGGGACGCAATATCTTTGGCAACTTTATCTAAAAGCCGAACCAAATTATAGCGGACGGGTAACTGTTCCCGTGTTGTGGGATAAGCAAACTCAGTCAATTGTAAATAATGAATCTCGCGAAATTATTCGCATGTTTGATACTGAGTTTAACGATATTGCGACTAAGAATGTCAACTTCTACCCCAAAGATTTGCAGACACAAATAGACAAAACTATCGATGAGATTTACCAACCAATTAATAATGGTGTCTACCGAGCCGGATTTGCCACTCAACAAGTGGCTTATGAAGAGGCTGTAACGGAGTTATTTGAGGCTTTAGATCGTTGGGAAAATGTTTTATCTAAGCAACGTTATTTATGTGGTAATCGCATTACCGAAGCCGATTGGTGTATGTTTACAACCTTACTGCGTTTTGATGCTGTTTATTACGTCCATTTCAAATGCAACTTACGCCGGATTGTAGATTATCCTAACTTGTGGAACTACTTAAAAGACTTGTACCAACAACCAGGAGTGAAAGAAACTTGCAACTTGGATCATATTAAAAGACATTACTATCGGAGTCATCCCAAAGTTAATCCTACTCGCATCGTGCCTAAAGGACCAATAATTGATTTTGAGGCTCCCCACAATCGTAATGAAATAGGTGTTGCAGTTGCAGTTTAA
- the gatC gene encoding Asp-tRNA(Asn)/Glu-tRNA(Gln) amidotransferase subunit GatC, with translation MLDKEQVRKVAHLARLALTPEEEEQFTTQLSSILDYFEQLSELDVTDVPPTMRAIDANNITRADKLEPYGDRQAILESAPEQDGEFFKVPKILNEA, from the coding sequence ATGCTCGACAAAGAACAAGTTCGTAAAGTTGCCCATCTCGCACGCCTAGCACTCACTCCCGAAGAGGAGGAACAATTTACCACTCAATTGAGTAGCATTCTGGATTATTTCGAGCAGTTGAGCGAACTTGACGTAACTGACGTACCTCCAACCATGAGGGCAATTGATGCTAATAACATCACCCGTGCGGATAAACTAGAACCGTACGGCGATCGCCAAGCTATACTCGAAAGCGCCCCAGAACAGGATGGGGAATTTTTCAAAGTCCCCAAGATCCTCAACGAAGCCTAA
- a CDS encoding sodium/proline symporter: protein MSDRIFIAAAFIVFLALIIGVGIYSSTHKKNTTADYILASRGVSPWLTALSAMSTGQSGLLFLGQVGFAYTAGISAIWLVIGWAIGDYLAWFLFFKRLRKRSEETASDTVSDFLAQNTSGARWISIVSGIIIVAFLGAYAASQLVAGSKALNVVFGWDYRLGIILGAVIVVIYCFSGGVRAEIWTDAVQGIIMIGSLLLLLSVAITDCGGFGQLWTRLGAIDAKLINLSPSNLPLGFLPFFIGWIVAGFGVVGQPHILVRAMAIDSPDNVNRALNIKTLASLTTSFSSITIGLAARVLLPDLISGGDPELALPYLAEELLPAGFVGLMLAGVFAATMSTADSQILCCSAALTQDIAPQFANSYRIVKLGTLTVTAIVLSIALVGDDNVFLLITFSWSALASGLGPLLLLRVGQLPVSTPVALLMMVVGITTAISWNLVFKLSSVVYEVLPGMIAGSLVYVIARLLASKSRSNQHKI from the coding sequence ATGAGCGATCGCATATTTATTGCAGCTGCTTTCATTGTTTTTCTAGCTCTAATTATTGGCGTTGGCATCTACTCGTCAACTCATAAGAAAAATACAACTGCTGACTACATCCTCGCTAGTCGCGGGGTAAGTCCTTGGCTGACAGCGCTTTCCGCTATGTCAACGGGTCAGAGTGGTTTGTTATTTCTCGGTCAAGTTGGCTTTGCCTACACAGCCGGAATTTCTGCTATTTGGTTAGTTATTGGTTGGGCAATAGGAGACTATCTCGCTTGGTTTTTATTTTTCAAACGTTTAAGAAAAAGATCTGAAGAAACAGCATCGGATACTGTTTCTGATTTCTTAGCGCAAAACACTTCCGGCGCTCGTTGGATCTCGATTGTCTCAGGCATAATTATTGTGGCTTTTCTCGGTGCGTATGCAGCATCGCAACTCGTAGCAGGTAGCAAAGCACTGAATGTCGTCTTCGGCTGGGATTATCGTCTAGGAATTATTCTCGGAGCAGTAATAGTTGTTATCTACTGTTTTTCTGGCGGCGTGCGTGCAGAGATTTGGACGGATGCAGTCCAAGGGATAATTATGATTGGTTCGTTGCTGCTACTACTATCCGTAGCAATTACCGACTGTGGTGGATTTGGGCAACTTTGGACTAGATTGGGCGCGATTGATGCCAAGCTAATTAATTTGAGTCCATCTAATCTACCATTGGGCTTTTTGCCCTTTTTTATTGGTTGGATTGTGGCTGGATTTGGTGTAGTCGGTCAACCGCATATCTTAGTCCGAGCAATGGCAATTGACTCGCCCGATAATGTCAATAGGGCGCTGAATATCAAAACCCTTGCTAGTTTAACCACATCTTTTTCTTCCATTACCATCGGCTTAGCAGCACGGGTGTTGTTACCCGACTTGATATCAGGTGGCGATCCTGAGTTAGCATTGCCGTATTTAGCAGAAGAATTGCTACCCGCAGGCTTTGTCGGACTGATGCTAGCCGGAGTCTTTGCTGCTACTATGTCTACTGCCGATTCTCAAATTCTCTGCTGTTCGGCGGCGTTGACTCAAGACATCGCGCCTCAATTTGCTAATTCCTATCGAATTGTCAAGTTAGGCACTTTAACTGTCACTGCGATTGTTTTGAGTATTGCTTTAGTAGGCGATGATAATGTGTTTCTCTTAATTACATTTTCTTGGTCGGCTTTAGCTTCGGGTTTAGGTCCACTGTTACTATTGCGAGTTGGGCAATTACCCGTCAGTACGCCTGTAGCACTGTTAATGATGGTTGTTGGAATTACTACTGCAATAAGTTGGAACTTGGTATTTAAGTTATCTTCCGTAGTTTACGAAGTTCTACCAGGAATGATTGCAGGTAGCTTAGTCTATGTCATAGCGCGATTGCTGGCTTCTAAGTCTAGATCTAACCAGCATAAGATTTAG
- a CDS encoding class I SAM-dependent methyltransferase yields the protein MAVRQDTIWEQFLAPVVRLFIDEEELKRYARSIDWEKESDRFRRPEVEVPVYYSSQNFHGIKGGYLNSGAAVSYDPITQYVLLPNETLVRQGLLERIRVKPSRIIDLGCGTGSTTLMLKQAFPQAEVIGLDLSPYMLVRAEDKAKSTGLSIQWLHGNAEETKLPAASFDLVTISLLFHETPVQVTQAILRESFRLLKVGGEAIVLDGNQQTLRHLDWLNNVFEEPYIREFAQGNLDAWMDKAGFAAVQTDDVWLVNQVTRGIKPLMQETGDRRQETEEDMVITEEWIPAPGY from the coding sequence ATGGCAGTGCGTCAAGATACAATTTGGGAACAGTTCTTAGCGCCTGTCGTGCGTTTATTTATTGACGAAGAGGAGTTAAAGCGATACGCCCGTAGTATAGATTGGGAGAAAGAAAGCGATCGCTTTCGCCGTCCAGAGGTCGAGGTTCCCGTATACTACAGCAGTCAAAATTTTCACGGAATTAAGGGCGGATATCTTAATTCTGGTGCAGCTGTTTCTTACGATCCAATTACTCAATACGTCCTGCTACCTAATGAAACTCTAGTCCGTCAAGGATTGCTAGAACGTATTCGCGTTAAGCCAAGCAGAATTATAGATTTAGGCTGCGGTACTGGTTCCACGACGCTGATGTTAAAACAGGCTTTTCCCCAAGCAGAAGTTATCGGCTTAGATTTATCACCATACATGCTAGTCAGGGCAGAAGACAAAGCCAAATCTACCGGATTATCTATTCAATGGCTGCATGGAAATGCTGAAGAGACAAAACTACCAGCTGCCAGTTTCGATCTGGTGACGATATCCTTGTTATTTCACGAAACACCAGTACAGGTGACTCAAGCAATCTTGCGGGAAAGCTTTCGATTGCTTAAAGTAGGTGGCGAGGCGATCGTTTTGGATGGCAATCAGCAGACTTTACGCCATCTCGATTGGTTGAATAATGTGTTTGAGGAACCATACATTCGAGAATTTGCGCAGGGAAATTTGGATGCCTGGATGGATAAAGCAGGCTTTGCAGCAGTGCAGACTGATGATGTGTGGTTAGTCAATCAAGTAACTCGTGGAATTAAGCCTTTGATGCAGGAGACAGGAGACAGGAGACAGGAGACAGAAGAAGATATGGTAATAACAGAAGAATGGATTCCGGCTCCTGGGTATTAA
- a CDS encoding ROK family transcriptional regulator, producing the protein MTADRHSPSIATNTTLLKQINYARTLELLRCRAPMTRAEIARSTGLTRSTVTVITAELISQGLIQESGEIIAPTGGGRPGVGLSLNPDGAFFIGAAIEYEQLTVVQLNLAAQVVNRIQAPLIGSREPEIVLSQLVELVEQVQQSDPTKQERSRGIGLAIQATMNLAGVVIYSPFLQWVGVDLRRYLQPHIQLPLFVDNDANAAALAEVYLGSAMQCHSLLYLLINKGIGAGIVLNNRVFRGAYGTAGEVGAILPMPTGCGDLGTFVGREALLQNYRQRGGQAGEIGDLVAHFRQDEPLARAVVSEWVQILGWGLINLANILNPERIAIGGPLTVLVPHVKEELDSMLRDYVPGNGNGGFFSDPKAHFDVSTFGEDAAAIGGAVLAYQSLFQVPDLVLLAG; encoded by the coding sequence ATGACCGCAGATCGACATTCACCATCGATCGCCACCAATACAACACTGTTAAAACAAATCAACTATGCCCGCACTTTGGAACTTCTTAGATGCCGTGCGCCAATGACTCGGGCTGAGATTGCTCGTTCCACAGGACTGACGCGATCGACTGTTACCGTAATTACAGCCGAATTAATCTCGCAGGGCTTAATTCAAGAAAGCGGTGAAATTATCGCGCCTACTGGAGGAGGAAGACCGGGAGTCGGACTGAGTTTGAATCCTGACGGGGCATTTTTTATCGGTGCGGCGATCGAGTACGAACAGCTAACGGTAGTGCAGTTGAATTTAGCTGCCCAAGTTGTCAACCGCATTCAAGCACCGCTAATAGGTAGTCGAGAACCAGAAATTGTCCTCAGCCAACTCGTAGAATTAGTTGAGCAAGTGCAGCAGTCCGATCCGACCAAACAAGAGCGATCGCGAGGAATTGGGCTAGCTATCCAAGCAACTATGAACTTAGCAGGTGTGGTCATCTACTCGCCATTTTTGCAGTGGGTAGGTGTCGATCTACGTCGCTATCTTCAGCCTCACATTCAATTGCCTTTGTTCGTAGATAATGACGCGAACGCCGCCGCTTTAGCAGAGGTGTATCTAGGTAGTGCCATGCAGTGTCATAGTTTGCTCTATCTATTAATTAATAAAGGGATCGGGGCGGGAATCGTATTGAACAATCGCGTCTTTCGCGGCGCTTATGGTACTGCGGGGGAAGTCGGGGCAATTTTACCAATGCCAACTGGCTGCGGCGATTTAGGCACATTTGTCGGTAGAGAGGCGTTGCTGCAAAACTATCGCCAACGGGGAGGACAAGCAGGAGAAATTGGCGATTTGGTCGCACATTTCCGCCAAGACGAACCCCTCGCCCGCGCGGTTGTGTCTGAATGGGTGCAGATATTAGGCTGGGGATTAATCAACTTAGCAAATATCCTCAATCCCGAACGAATTGCGATCGGCGGACCGCTAACTGTATTGGTTCCTCACGTTAAAGAGGAATTGGACTCGATGTTGCGAGACTACGTACCTGGTAATGGTAATGGTGGATTTTTCAGCGATCCGAAAGCCCATTTTGACGTATCAACTTTTGGCGAAGACGCAGCAGCAATTGGTGGGGCTGTACTTGCCTATCAGTCACTCTTTCAAGTTCCCGATTTAGTTTTGTTAGCTGGATAA
- a CDS encoding RtcB family protein, protein MPYEKLEINTPAPVLSWANHALGHEETQMAKNVASLPFVFKHVALMPDVHLGKGALVGSVVATKDAILPAAVGVDIGCGMAAIQTPYHAEQLEGKLKKIRLDIEASIPVGFNENQGVEKSVTNWQRWNDFKDLHRGVQDLQGKAMKQMGSLGGGNHFLEVCLDTEDRVWLMLHSGSRNIGNKLAQCHINTAKELAKLAGDRLPDPDLAYFISGTPEFAAYWRDLQWAQNYARVNRDVMMARFKRVVEKHVAGGKPFKPLLEVNCHHNYAEKEVHFGEDVYVTRKGAVRARTEDYGIIPGSMGAKSFIVRGKGHAESYCSCSHGAGRLMSRKKAKNVYTLDDLIEQTKGVECRKDTGVLDEIPGAYKPIDEVMNNQSDLVEIVATLKQVVCVKG, encoded by the coding sequence ATGCCATACGAAAAACTAGAAATTAATACACCAGCGCCCGTACTTTCTTGGGCAAATCATGCCTTAGGACATGAAGAAACCCAAATGGCGAAGAACGTGGCATCGCTACCATTTGTATTTAAACATGTCGCATTGATGCCCGATGTCCACTTAGGTAAAGGTGCTTTAGTCGGCTCGGTTGTAGCAACTAAAGATGCAATTTTGCCTGCGGCTGTGGGGGTAGATATTGGTTGTGGCATGGCTGCCATTCAAACTCCATATCATGCCGAACAATTGGAAGGCAAGCTAAAGAAAATTCGATTGGATATTGAAGCATCAATTCCAGTCGGTTTTAATGAAAATCAAGGTGTGGAAAAATCTGTCACCAACTGGCAACGTTGGAATGATTTTAAAGATCTACATCGCGGGGTGCAAGACTTGCAAGGAAAAGCCATGAAACAAATGGGTTCTCTTGGCGGTGGCAACCACTTCTTAGAAGTTTGTCTCGATACTGAAGATCGAGTTTGGTTGATGTTGCATTCTGGTTCTCGAAATATCGGCAACAAGTTGGCACAGTGCCATATTAATACTGCTAAAGAACTAGCAAAATTAGCAGGCGATCGCTTGCCCGATCCTGACTTAGCTTACTTTATTTCCGGTACGCCAGAGTTTGCTGCATATTGGCGAGACTTACAGTGGGCGCAAAACTATGCCCGTGTCAATCGTGACGTGATGATGGCACGCTTTAAGCGAGTCGTGGAAAAACATGTAGCTGGTGGTAAGCCATTCAAGCCTCTATTAGAGGTGAATTGCCATCACAACTATGCCGAAAAGGAAGTGCATTTTGGCGAAGATGTTTACGTCACTCGTAAGGGTGCGGTAAGGGCGCGGACTGAAGATTATGGGATTATCCCTGGTTCAATGGGTGCGAAGTCATTTATTGTCAGAGGTAAAGGTCATGCTGAAAGTTATTGTTCTTGCAGTCACGGCGCGGGACGTTTGATGTCTCGTAAGAAGGCAAAAAATGTCTATACGCTTGACGATTTGATCGAGCAAACGAAGGGTGTAGAATGTCGCAAAGATACAGGAGTTTTAGATGAGATTCCTGGGGCATACAAGCCGATAGACGAGGTGATGAATAATCAGTCAGATCTCGTCGAAATTGTAGCAACCTTAAAGCAAGTTGTGTGCGTCAAAGGTTAA
- a CDS encoding photosystem I assembly protein Ycf3, producing the protein MPRSQRNDNFVDKTFTVMADIILKILPTNKKAKEAFVYYRDGMSAQGAGEYAEALDNYRQALELEEDPYDRSYVLYNMGLIYTNNGEHEIALEYYEKALECYPNMTQALNNMAVIYHFQGEKAKEEGDSDRADSLFDLAADYWKRAIQIDPNNYLEAQNWLKTTGRLSKDIYF; encoded by the coding sequence ATGCCAAGAAGCCAGCGTAATGACAACTTTGTAGATAAAACATTTACCGTCATGGCAGATATCATTCTGAAGATTCTGCCTACCAATAAAAAAGCTAAAGAAGCTTTTGTCTATTACCGCGATGGTATGTCTGCTCAGGGGGCTGGAGAGTATGCCGAAGCTTTAGACAACTACAGACAGGCTTTGGAACTAGAAGAAGATCCCTACGATCGCAGCTACGTTCTCTATAACATGGGATTAATTTACACAAATAATGGCGAACACGAGATAGCTTTGGAGTACTACGAAAAAGCACTCGAATGTTACCCCAACATGACGCAAGCCTTGAATAACATGGCTGTCATCTATCACTTTCAAGGGGAAAAAGCCAAAGAAGAAGGAGATAGCGATCGTGCCGATAGTTTATTCGATCTCGCCGCTGACTATTGGAAACGCGCTATCCAAATAGATCCCAACAACTATCTCGAAGCACAAAACTGGCTCAAAACCACCGGACGTTTATCAAAAGATATTTACTTTTAA
- a CDS encoding HAD family hydrolase — MKSFDCEAVLFDLDGVLVNSNVAVEGHWRRWAQQHGLDAEAILKISHGRPATETIREVAPHLIAEEEGRAFLQREAEDLAGVVEVEGVANLLNSLPERQWAIVTSGTQAIATNRLRHVGLSVPKVMITADDISRGKPDPEGYLKAASRLGVAPERCLVVEDAVAGVKAARAAGMSVVAVATTYQPADLIEADAIVPALVGMAIEQQVMDGDRVELRVLLAEA, encoded by the coding sequence ATGAAAAGCTTCGACTGTGAGGCAGTCCTATTTGACCTCGACGGTGTATTGGTGAATTCAAATGTAGCTGTAGAAGGACATTGGCGTAGGTGGGCGCAGCAGCACGGTTTGGATGCAGAGGCAATTTTGAAAATCTCTCACGGTCGTCCGGCAACAGAGACAATTCGCGAAGTTGCGCCGCACTTAATTGCAGAGGAAGAAGGGAGAGCATTTCTGCAACGGGAGGCGGAGGATTTAGCTGGCGTGGTGGAAGTGGAAGGAGTCGCAAATTTACTGAATTCATTACCAGAGCGGCAATGGGCAATTGTCACGTCAGGGACGCAGGCGATCGCAACCAACCGTTTGCGTCATGTTGGTTTGTCCGTTCCCAAAGTCATGATTACGGCAGATGATATTAGCCGTGGTAAGCCCGATCCTGAAGGATATCTCAAAGCAGCATCAAGGTTGGGTGTCGCACCAGAACGCTGTCTGGTAGTGGAGGATGCTGTGGCTGGTGTCAAAGCGGCACGGGCAGCGGGAATGAGTGTGGTGGCGGTGGCGACGACTTATCAGCCAGCAGATTTAATTGAAGCAGATGCGATCGTACCTGCTTTGGTAGGGATGGCGATCGAGCAACAGGTGATGGATGGCGATCGGGTTGAGTTAAGGGTGTTGTTAGCAGAGGCGTGA
- a CDS encoding sulfite exporter TauE/SafE family protein: MTVFLLAVSSFVAWVISSLAGGGSPFIIIPMVNFLLETPAIPPVVTTGMLLGNLQRVFVFWRDIDWRLTWWYLPGAVTGAILGAIAFTQTHLEWIQTLLGLFLVSSAFSLFVGERKSAFQVSGWVFLPAGFLHAFLSGLLGSIGPILNPLYLNYGLFKEKMIGTKSAHVLVVHIAKMCTYASLGAFTQSYLWYGLVIGMAAIPANWVGQQILQKMSDEQFHKFVTVLITISGLSILWNQRKFFAVLLQ, from the coding sequence ATGACGGTTTTCCTGTTAGCAGTGTCGAGCTTTGTTGCTTGGGTTATTAGTAGCTTAGCTGGTGGGGGAAGTCCGTTTATTATTATTCCGATGGTAAACTTCCTGCTGGAAACGCCAGCTATTCCGCCAGTCGTGACCACAGGAATGTTATTGGGGAACTTACAGCGAGTTTTTGTTTTTTGGCGAGATATAGATTGGCGGCTAACTTGGTGGTATTTGCCTGGTGCAGTGACAGGGGCGATTTTGGGTGCGATCGCGTTTACTCAAACCCATCTAGAGTGGATACAAACTCTGCTAGGGCTATTTTTAGTGAGTTCTGCTTTTAGTTTGTTTGTAGGCGAGAGAAAATCAGCTTTTCAAGTCTCGGGTTGGGTTTTCTTGCCTGCCGGTTTTCTTCACGCTTTTCTCTCTGGCTTGCTCGGCAGTATTGGTCCAATCTTAAATCCATTGTATTTAAATTACGGTTTATTTAAAGAAAAAATGATCGGTACGAAATCCGCCCACGTTTTAGTAGTACATATAGCCAAAATGTGTACCTATGCTAGCTTGGGAGCATTTACACAATCGTATCTTTGGTATGGATTAGTCATTGGGATGGCAGCAATTCCGGCGAACTGGGTAGGACAGCAAATTTTACAGAAAATGAGTGACGAGCAGTTTCACAAGTTTGTAACCGTGCTGATAACGATTAGCGGTTTATCAATATTGTGGAATCAAAGAAAATTTTTTGCTGTTTTGTTGCAATGA